From the Papaver somniferum cultivar HN1 chromosome 2, ASM357369v1, whole genome shotgun sequence genome, the window ATCTGAAACTACACATGGCTGTGGGGATCACATTCCAATAGTATTTATTGATGAAGACGTGCTTCTAAAACCTTTTACCTACTAAAAGCTGTTAGTAAATTATTGTTGAAAATCCGGATTGCCTTTTCATGTTGCCGTCAATATGATTAATGGTCTGCGGATCTTCTCAATAGATACGGGATCAAAATTGGTGTAAACTAGATAGTAAACTAGTACTAAATCACTCGACGTGTGGTGTGTCATAAGACTCATATTCTGCCTACTTGTGCGGCTGTGCCATCAATTCTGCCTACTTGTGCGGCTGTGCCATCAATTCCAACTTCTTATGGCCAAACCATTTTTGCTATTGTAAAACTGCATTTTCTATGTAGTTTACTCTTGTTGTATCTGCATAGTATATATTGATGATGCGAATCAAATAATTTATTGGTCTTAGAATAACTTTTATGTTGTTATCTGCATATTGTCTAAGATTGGTCTTTTTGGTAATGATGAGGATACCAAGTTAACTTAATACAATATCAACGTATAGACCAATTTATGTATGCTTATTTTCttgcatcatttttttttcagttttatcTATATGTATGCTTATTTTCttgcatcatttttttttttcagttttatcTGCGGCGGGAAATTGTCAGCAGAAAATAAGTTACTGATATGCATGACATTGATGATACCATTGCGTTCAGTAGCATCCCCGATTCTTTCATTGACCTACCACTTGATTGCTACCCACTTGTCATAACGTTTCAGAAGTTCTTACTGATGCTTGACGGAAGTATGGAGGATTCGTATTTTGACAGATTCAATGATGTAAGGGAGTTTTGTGCGGAAAATACTGGAACAAGTAGGACTTTTGCCTTAAATGCTTTTATTAGATCAAAGGAGGTTAATTACGACCGGTTTAATTCATTTTACTGGACGCATTTCAACTGTCACTTGACCAGAAAACTTGACCCTGCAACTGTTTTTGTTGAGATAATGTCTCACATAAAAGGTGGGCTGATTGCTGGTAGAGTTCCTAATGGCAAACTCAGCCGGGGGGAATTATTTGTTGCTATCTGAGGGACGGGTTTCCACTTTAAGCAAGGATTTAAGAGAGATGATTTAtgatatttttcttgattatgaGAAGAAGAAGCTGCTGAATGGTGAGTTTGATTTTGCTGATTTAGTCATGGACCTTCATCAACGACTGCGAAAAGGGATCTATCGGGGTGATCAAATGGATTTTGTATATGTTGATGAGGTCCAAGATCTAACCATGAGACAGGCTGCTCTTTTTAAGTATATGTGCCAAAATTTTGAGGCAGGATTTGCTTTCTCGGGTGATACAGCTCCAACTATTGCTAGGGGTATTGATTTCCGGTTCCAAGACATAAGATCTTTGTTTTACAATGAATTCATCTCAGAACCAAGAAGTGATTTCACAGGGAAAGCAAAGGAAAAGGTTTCTGATTATTTTCAATTGAGTCAGGATTTCCATACTCACGCAGGTATTCTCAAGCTGTCTCAGAGCATAATTGAGCTTCTTTACCACTTCTTTCCCCTCTCTGTTGACTCTTTAAGGCCCTAGAATAGCCTTATATATGGTGAGGCACCAGTTTTACTTGAATCTGTGAATGATGAAAATGCAATTGTAACTATTTTTGGAAATAGTGGGAGTACTGGTAGTAGTTTGATTGGGTTTGGAGCAGAGCAGGTTATTTTAGTACGTGATGATTCTGTGAAGAAAGAAGTCTCCGACCAAATTGGAAATCAAGCCCTTGTCTTGACATTAGTTGAGTGCAAAGGCCTCGAGTTTCAGGTcggtgattgttttttttttttctctttgaaatTCTCAAGTGTACATGTTGAATTCTCAAGTTTTACCATTAAATTTGCAAATGCTAAATATACATGACCAATAGTTAAGTGTGCTGTGTGTGACCGTGAAAGAAAGAGCAATAGTATGCCCGTCTAATATGTATAGTTAATTTCCGCTGCATATATTTCATGTCTTCAAATTCACAGAGGGGCACTTTACAAAGTAGTTGCGCCTATGGAGCTACAGCCCTTAAATGCATTCAGTTTGAACTCTGCGTATAACTGTTTATCCTCTTAGAAGGCATGTGTTTTTATATTCTGTCATATGTGTAGGATGTCTGTTGTACAACTTTTTTGGAACATCTCCTTTAAAGAATCAGTGGCGAGTTATTTACGGACACATGGAGGAACTAGATCTGCTTCACTGCGCCGAACACAAATCATTTCCAAGTTTCTGCTCGGCCAAGCACAAAATTCTTTGCTCTGAATTGAAACAACTGTATGTGGCTCTTACTCGTGCTAGGCAGAGGCTGTGGATCTATGAGAATACAGACAAATTCTCGATGCCTATGTTTGATTACTGGAAGAAGTTGGGAGTCGTACAGACGATGCGAGTTGGAAGCAGCAAGGAAGAGTTGGGAGTCGTACAGACAAATTCTCAACATCTGGATGAATCTCTTGCACAGACGATGCGAGTTGGAAGCAGCAAGGAAGAGTGGTGTTCTTGCAGTATCAAGGTCTATACTGGAACCCTTGCAATTTGTTCCATACATGCATTCATGTACCACTAAGTTCTATTTCCCAAATTTCATATTCTGTAGCATTATTCAGAGTATGAATTTTATTGTCATATGTTTTGTTCTTTCAAATAAATTCTGCAGCTATTTAACGTGGGTAATTTTGAGATGGCGATGATGTGTTTCGAAAGAGCTGGAGatccatacaaagagaaatgGGCAAAAGCTGCTGGACTTAGAGCTGCTGCTATCCGAGTGGGTGGTTCAAGTTCTGAACTGGCTCGCGTTCATCTGACTGAGGCTGCTGAGATTTTTGAAACAATTGGAAAATTCGAGATTGCTGCAAAATGCTTTATTCAGTTAAAGGAATACGAAAGGGCAGGTTTGGACTATCTATATTATTTTTAAGGAAATCTCCCCCTGAAGTAAATTCTTattgaaaattacaaaaaaaaggtATAAAGAGAGGAAATGAAGTGTGCTTTCTGTTCACCCAAAATCAATTCCTGAAATATTAAGTTTGCTTTCTGTAACCCACCTAAAGTTTCTGGAATGGAAAAAGCCATTTTCTTGAATTGACATGAATTCCAGAAGTAACAGAGCACATTCCCGCTAATGAATTTGATCCCCCTAAGGACCCCAACCATTCCCGCAAACTTGTTAGAATATTTAGACACTAATGAAAAGAATATGCTATTGAAGGATCATCTTTAGGAAAATTCTTGCAGAGCCTAGTTAGACAAACTCCAGTTTAAGTTATCAAATTCAAATTAGGTATGAAATTTTCTTTAGGAATGATTAAATGATTTTAGCTTGTAATGTGTTTATCTTTATAGGTTTGCTTTACCTGAAGAATTCCGAGGAACCAAGGCTAGAGGATGCAGCTGATTGTTTTTCTCTTGCTGGATGCTGGTCTATTGCGGCCGAAGTGTATTGTAGGGCTAATTGCTTGTTGAAATGCCTGACTGCTTGCACCAAGGGAAATCTTTTGGAAGCGGGGCTTCTGTTCATAGAGAAATGGAAAGCAGATGGAATCTTTGATGGTGATACAGCCGAAAGTCAAGGGATGAAAGAATTGAAACAAGAGTTCCTAGAAAAGTGTGCATTTCTCCATTATCAAGTGAAAGATACAAATAGTATGATGAAGTTTGTTCGGTCCTTCAACTCATTGAACTTGATGCGGACTTTCTTGGTAACTCATAGTTATCTCGATGAGCTCGTGGATTTGGAGGTCGAGTTTGGAAACTGTATGGAGGCTGCAAGTTCTGCCAAGCTGAGAGGAGATCTTCTTCTTGGGTCAGAAATACTGGAAAAGGGTGGGTGCTATGAAGAAGCATCAAGGATCATTCTTCTGTATGTTATTGTCAATTCTCTTTGGATTACAGGAAGCAAAGGTTGGCCCTTGAAGAAATTCTCAAACAAAGAGGAACTTTTGACAAAATCAAAATTGATGGCAAAGACTAGCAATGATAACTTTTATGAGTTAATCTGCTTGGTGGCTAGCTCATTATAAGAGAAAAACAGCAACTTAGCAAAGATGGGAGATTATTTGGCTACTTCCCGGAGGCTCGGTCATCTTGGAGCAGAATTTTTTTTACCTTCGGAAGATACTTGATTTCCATCTTGAAGTAAGGCTTGGCAAATATGAACAGGATGAAATGGTAGTGTTGGACCCTATGAAACATGCAGCACTAATGATTTCCAGTAAGAGGGTTTCAACTCAGGCTTTAATTTACTTCTGGAATATATGGAAGGAGAAGATTCTAAGCATATTGATGTTCCTTGGTTCTATTGGAACAAAACATGAAAAAGACTAAGGGCTATGATGAGTTTTGTATGGATTACTTAGGTGTCTGCAAAACGGTACAAAATAGCAGTTTCATTTACATATTGCTAAATGCAGATGCCTATTTGGGTGAAAGAGATCTGTCATAGATCTGTTGGACAAAATGGGGAATTGGTTACAATGGATGCTCACCAGTTTGTATCTGCTGCTCAGAGTTACTGGGTTTCTGAAGTCACCAGTCTTGGTATGAATGTGTTAGAGAAGCTCAATACCCTTTATCGGTTTTATGCTGGAAAGTCTCCTCATTGTTTAATCAAGGAATGACTTCTCTTCACATATTTGGAGTCACAAAAAGGCTCATGGAATCTAAGGTATTGGACTGGGAGGCTCCTAAGGCACTACTAGAGTACTCTGCGTCTTGTAGACGGCGGTTTTTCGAAATTGTAAGTCCCGCAAACTCAAAGATGATTTTTTTAGAAGATATGATCAAGCTAAGAAAAACataactttgtagggaaattaccaAAGAACTAATTATGGAAATTGTCAGATCGGAAAGAAATTTCTCTTAAATTTGGGAAGTGGTgattgtaggatccaaatatcgcacaatagtaagatctcgcgagaatgtagcGAGAGCCTGGGAGAACGTAGCGAGAGCCTGAGATAATATGAGCTGtaatccactacatatgagctgtcatccactatgtaatatcctatataaagagaaaggcaagagagagaaagaataatAATCAGAAAATGATACACATTTTAAGATGAGAgagggagacacaattagagagagaaaacagaatttgtattattattatctccttcttcttccttcttcaaccaagagctccaaatactcattaatggagtctcaattgtaattcatatgtaattacaaacaatcatagtgaaatctaactccgtggatgtagatcacattgatcgaaccacgtaaaaatCTTGCGTCTATCTTTATAATTTTagcacttttatctttattttcatatcaaataagtttagatctagaaatcatagtcatgatagtacaaggggtgtgttgtaggatttcctgcgactacattttggcgctagaaacagggaggagtaaagcatttatccctcctgtagctggttggttcaaaaaatttccatgaagattagctattgttcatatttttctagatctacaaagtttaggttcaaaaatggaaattttatggaagaaatcacactttcagggagtaaacatcatcaacaattcaaagacatgaaaagagtgagagaaaaaattagttgttgtggtgaaatttaaggaaaaaaatggaagtttcagtggaagattttcatgttcagaagatgaaggcaaatgtgaaagaagttcaGGAAGGACgtagaaaagataagaggcagatgctgcaatttctatcacaaacagaaattcacacagatggttcaaggctgagcgaacaataaataggtcacgggtcacgggttcgaattcgcagagacacatatttttcattttcttctcatttatgaataatttcgcaatattgtttcattatttcacaaacaagaggcagcacaattggtcatctgcgaagttaatgagtttaTGGACTTGttatcaagtcccaacacatgcaTATTTTTTtgcacatatatttctttgattatttcgcacagaagagagttgatgataatttcgcaaagATATTTTGCAAAAAAGAAGTTTGCATAGTTGGTCAGAACTCGGAAGGCATTGTTGCAAGCaacaggtcgcgggatcaattcttgcttctcgcatgtttatttttattacgcgaaatttatatataattgtctctcacacagttggaatttgattacttcgcaagaactttgattatttcgcaagagagggttagcacagttggtatggtgtgagaatatgcaagtagcaggtcgtgggttcaattcttgcctcttgcatttgtttttgctaagcgacacatatacaaataaaagatttttgatttgatttacaaaaggagatataatcgcagaattacagaaatttcagaattacaaagatttcacaattacaaaagaaatcGAGAAAAATCTTgcacagatcaatttatatatttctcttgaaaatttgctttgtttcaaatgagaatgatatctaacatggagagtagtaggaggaaaaataagaccttccatcaacaggctagtaagaccttccatcaacaggctgcataagacctcattaggatcatttccatgaaagatatttatcggatgagacgaaacaagttatacaaaggaaatcaaaacaaaaaaaaaacgatttgaacttgcaattaaatgaaaatttttgataaaagaaatgttgaatactaatctaaattaTTATTTGCATTACAACATTGCATGAGGCAGAGAACGtggagtataatttcgcaatacttcttattcgcaatcaaggacggatacttcttatacttctcaaaggatacttcacacttcttatatatttcgaggattaagtacttcttatacttctcaaaggatacttcatactccatacttcttatatatttcgaggattgagtatttcttatacttcttcaaggatacttcatacttcgcatacttcaagagatgatacttcttatttacttcgcaacgttccGGAACTTcataaaagaatagaggcaagtacgtacttttcaagtccaatattctttcgctcgttcctccaacaactactactacaaagtggatttttccttaaagatcgttcttcaagcaatattcaaggaaaaagaggcaagatgtaggatccaaatatcgcacaatactAAGATCTCACGAGAATGTAGCAAGAACCTGAGAGAACGTAGCGAGAGCCTGAGATAATATGAGCTGtaatccactacatatgagctgtcatccactatgtaatatcctatataaagagaaaggcaagagagagaaagaataataatcagaaaaggatacacattttaggatgagagagggagacacaattagagagagagagaaaacagaatttgtattattattatctccttcttcttccttcttcaaccaagagctccaaatactcattaatggagtctcaattgtaactcatatgtaattacaaacaatcatagtgaaacataaccccgtggatgtagatcacattgatcgaaccacgtaaatcttgcgtctctctttataattttagcacttttatctttattttcatatcaaataagtctagatctagaaatcatagtcatgatagtacaaggggtgtgttgtaggatttcctgcgactacattttggcgctagaaacagggaggagtaaagcaTTTATTCCTCCTGTAGCTGGttggttcaaaaaatttccatgaagattagctattgttcatatttttctagatctacaaagtttaggttcaaaaatggaaattttatggaagaaatcacactttcagggagtaaacatcatcaacaattcaaagacatgaaaagagtgagagaaaaaaattagttgttgtggtgaaatttaaggaaaaaaatggaagtttcagtggaagattttcatgttcaggagatgaaggcaaatgtgaaagaagttaaggaaggacgaagaaaagataagaggcagatgctgcaatttctatcacaaacagaaattcgcacagatggttcaaggctgagcgaacaataaataggtcacgggttcgaattcgcagagacacatatttttcattttcttctcatttgcatgggagaataaaagaataaggaaaaaagttatgcgctaatttcgcagagaggttcttacACAATTGgcccagagagcagtatgtgtgttcgtggtTGCAAGTTCGAATTTGCCTGGgaacatagtttttttttttttacagatagcgaaaaaatgaataatttcgcaatattgtttcattatttcgcaaacaagaggcagcacaattagtcatctgcgaagttaatgagttcatggtcgtgtgatcaagtcccaaaaCATGCGTatagatatttctttgattatttcgcacaaaagagagttgatgataatttcacagagatatttcgcaaaaaagaagcttgcacagtcggtcaggaggcatgaatgcaagcagtagatcgcgggatcaattcttgcttctttatttttgttacgcgaaatttatacagaattgtctctcacacagttggaatttgattacttcgcaagaactttgattatttcgcaagagaggcttagcatagttggtatggtgtgagaatatgcaagtagcaggtcgcgggttcaattcttgcctctcgCACAGATCaacatatgtaattacaaacaatcatagtgaaacctaaccccgtggatgtagatcacattgatcgaaccacgtaaatcttgcgtctctctttataattttagcacttttatctttattttcgtatcaaataagtttagatctagaaatcatagtcatgatagtacaaggggtgtgttgtaggatttcctgcaactacagtgatGCTGATATTTGTTTATGGGAGTCTACCTGTTGAACTGTGTCAGGTGATTGTAAACTGTTTTGAGATGATTGTATCAGGTCATTGGAAATCCTTCTTTAGGCAGTTTAAAGACTGCATTGATTCAGGGACTGTGACGTTATCATTTCTCTTGCAGATTAGGAAGTCTTTGTTGATAACCTGTCAGCCCAATTGGAGCAAAATATCAAATACCATTTCACCGTTCCACTTTTTTTATCTTCTGGAACGGTTACTTTATTTGGTAAGTTCTTGGAAACGTTTCCTTTTCACAACAAAGTCTGCTCTCCTGGAAACACTTACATGTGAAAACTGGAAACTTAAAATATCCGAGTCGGATACAGAAATTAGCTTAAAGGCAGAACTGCATCTTTTGGAAGGTTCTCTGCTGGCCTTGTGTCACTATATAATACTTTTGGGGAAGAAAAACACACTGGAATGGTTTGAGAAAACTGATACTGCAGCCAAGAAAGACTACCGTTCTCTTGTTTTAAGGTTATTTATCCTTGTTTGTCTAGTTTGTATCAATGCTGGAGATCATTTTGAAAGGCTCGTTGGTGTACTCATTGATAAGGACATATCTTCGTTGCTCCCAGTGGAATTTCGTAAGATCCTTGACTTTGCAAAGCCTTCAAAATATCCGTATGAGAGAATATCCAGGAAGGTTGATTATGGTAAAATATCTTAAGTATTCGCGGAGGTTCTTAAGATTATTGAGAATCCTCGGGTGATTTTGTATTTTGGTAAAAATCGTCCTACCTTTTCCTGTCCTGATGCCATAGTCGTAGACATGGATTTGATTCTATGTAGAGAAGATATATTGGATATACTCGACATCAAGAGAAGACAATGTGTACAACAAGGTGCTGTAATTGAATCGGGGACTGAAGGCATAAGTGATAAAAATGTTCCTTCGTGCAATATTGGGAGCATTGTTCAGTGTTCTCAACCTTCCAGTTCATTCAGTGAACAAAAGCAGTTCATGGAGAATGAGCATGAACATGTCAGTGATTTGCAAGGGAGTTACATGATCATTTGGCGTGGATTTGACGAGTTTTCTATGAATCCACCTGCATTGAAGGTTCGTTAATTGTTCAATTTGctctttcttatttattttgatttccATTATCAAAAGAGTGCCTCTGATGATGTACTTTCTTCTGTGTAGTCTAATATAGAGTTACTTATTCGTGTTCTTGATGCTGGAATTGCCAAATTGAAGCCGAAAGCATCTTCAAGCAGTGAAGATAGTAGGTTCGTCACTCAAGCAGAATTTATGCTTGGTGAATTAAAGCAACGCTTAGCTGCTTCAAGGGTTTCTCGTGCCAGGTAAGTTTTGTTGCACGCTGAGTGTGTATTTTAGGGAGTTTAGAATGATCTTTTTGCGTTGGAAACTTAATCTTATTCAATTGCAGTATACAATTGAGCAGCCTAACCTTTTCATGTTGTGTTATTTCTCAGAGAGGAGAATATGCAGTGCATCATGTCAAGTTTTGGCATACTTCAGAACCAGTCAGTAGCAATGGAGATAAAATTAAGACAACTGTTGGATCCTTTTTTATCGACGCTTATGGTTCCAGCTACTGTCATGGAATCTTCTCAGGCCAGAGTTTCATCTGAGAGTagcaagaagaaggaaaaatcaaGATCGGAGAAGGATAAGAAATTAAGAATGGGAAAGGCAAAAAGAAGTAATATATTATTTAGTATTTTGTTACATTTTGTTCATCGATACTTTCTTACTTCTGTATGCATAATGCACATTTGGAGGAATCTAGCATATCATAGTTAAACAGAAAGAAGGTGCTTGGCTAACTACAGGGCAGGTTGTAGGTGCATTGGGTTCGAAAGTCAATGCAGCTGCTGCCCGATTAGTACATTTTGCACTCTATCCATCAGCAGTTATTACCTAGTCTTGAATTTGGCCCAGGCTTGCCAGCTATAGTAGTTAAGCGACCTTGCTACAGCTGGTCCAACAGGGGCTAGTTCAAAATTTGGACAATATGTGTCACAATCTTAACCGTGAAGATGGGAATGATTTGGAATTGGTCCCCCTTGAAGAACTTTTTGGGACTATGTTAGTTGCCCATGTTATAGACTTTTCCGGAGTTAAGTACCCCTCGAAGAACTTTCCTGACTTGGTTGTAGTTTCCCTCCACCTGGATAGTGGTCCCATTGCACCGTGATCCGTTAGAGAGTTTCCCAAGATTCTGTTGCCTTCGCTTTGATTGTAATCTGGGCTCTGCAAGTCATCAGCGTTGCCCCCTGAAAGGGGAAATTAAGCAAgacacaaaaaaatatattattcttGTTGTCAGGTCCAAAATATttttgaaccctgattttgggcataccaaaaactttcaaggcatacaaaggactagtcctaacttgggtgaccttataaggggtatcctatggGTGGTTTAATTACCTATATGTCCTTAAATCctataaattactaatctatctctaaccttaatacaaaaatctataatcataaacctaaaatcagtttcaaccccttcttcttcctcctcatcctccacagccgaacccaccttctcctttttttttcatcgtatcatcgccgaaatttaatcgtcgattcgtgaaaatttagttgacgattaaactcatctatataatggttcgccgtaagccagtatctcgttctaatcgagcgattgaacaacccattgaagaagaagaagatttagagagtgaagaagaaactcaaaatcaaccacaaaatcaaccggaagaagagattgaagaagaaccaactccggaaatgagaataagaaggttagttttacaaacccatctcgtatttgatgtttttgattggtttgattgatttaattcgtcaaaatcatgtttctgcggcggttacagggtatggttcggcgcaaaacaaatcttagatgtgcgccgagctgttcttgaaactgaaccctgaaagtgcatatgaacggctcggcgtatatctgaaatccgttttgagccgaacttagtgacacagagacttatatttaggatcggcttattcggtggtgttagttttgtgccgaatatgttttgtgaatttcagaaattttgcatgtgcgtaggatcggcttgtatggtagtattagttttgtgccgaataattgttgtttgaatttcagaatttttgcatgtgcttaggatcggcttgtatggttgtattagttttgcgccgaataaaggtttcgattcataagtctagattcgacttattcgatagtattagggttgcgccgaatatcattgttaaaatttcataaattttactagtgtgtaggatcggcttattcatatgatatcatgttgcgccgaatacatgtttgagttcataatcatagactcggcttattcgacggtatcggttgtgagccgaatatataggatcgacttataattattttgtggtatgagccgatccactctctgtgtaagctaataaaaatttcaagacatgattcggctcatatgtgttatttcgggtaagccgagccatcttattttcttacaagtttttggctttccaaatctctttgttgttcgaattagtcttataactttcatacttgtgtcaggaccaatgcagctacaaggaggaagaagatggaggtaacaccttctacttctaaaactcccgatcctagaggaggaggtaagaaaaaattgggagcgggaggtagaggaggaattttataagaagaagctgaacaagtaagaattgaaagacaagaagaaggaatagctgaagatgaagaacttgatgataatcaagaagttcatcaagaaacacaaccccaaggaaaacccaagaaagacaagaaaggtaagaaggtggcagaacccgagaaagagaagaacgatgatgatcgacggatcactggtttacacattcctgatgaagatgacgtaattacacctcgatcagctggtttgcctcatggtcctACGGAAGATGggggaaatgtgttgattgg encodes:
- the LOC113349365 gene encoding TPR and ankyrin repeat-containing protein 1-like, which encodes MEELDLLHCAEHKSFPSFCSAKHKILCSELKQLYVALTRARQRLWIYENTDKFSMPMFDYWKKLGVVQTMRVGSSKEELGVVQTNSQHLDESLAQTMRVGSSKEEWCSCSIKLFNVGNFEMAMMCFERAGDPYKEKWAKAAGLRAAAIRVGGSSSELARVHLTEAAEIFETIGKFEIAAKCFIQLKEYERAGLLYLKNSEEPRLEDAADCFSLAGCWSIAAEVYCRANCLLKCLTACTKGNLLEAGLLFIEKWKADGIFDGDTAESQGMKELKQEFLEKCAFLHYQVKDTNSMMKFVRSFNSLNLMRTFLVTHSYLDELVDLEVEFGNCMEAASSAKLRGDLLLGSEILEKGGCYEEASRIILLYVIVNSLWITGSKGWPLKKFSNKEELLTKSKLMAKTSNDNFYELICLVASSL